The Actinosynnema mirum DSM 43827 genomic interval GGTCGCTGACGGGGAGATCGGGGAGGTTCGGCACGTTCGGGCCGTGTACCTCCAGGACTGGCTGTCCGACGCCGAGTCGCCCATGACCTGGCGGTTGCGGAAGGAGACTGCGGGGTCTGGGGCGCTGGGGGACCTTGGGGCGCACATCGTGGACGCTGCGCAGTTCGTGACCGGGGGGCTGGTCACCGGGGTTTCCGCGCTCACCGAGACGTTCGTGGGGGAGCGGCCGGACGAGCGTGGGGGGCGGGATCGGGTCACGGTTGACGACGCGGCGTTGTTCCTCGCGCGGTTCGACAACGGGGCCGTGGGGACGTTCGAGGCCACTCGGTACGCGCTCGGGCGCAAGAACGCCATGCGGATCGAGGTCAACGGGTCCAAGGGGAGTCTCGCGTTCGACTTCGAGTCGATGAACGAGCTGTCCGTCTTCACCGACGCGGGGCCCGACTCCGGGTTCCGGCGGGTCCTGGTCACCGAGCCCGGTCACCCCTACCTGGAGGGGTGGTGGCCGCCGGGGCACCTGCTCGGGTACGAGCACACCTTCACGCACGAGGTCGCCGACCTGCTCTCCGCCATCGGGACCGGCGTCGACCCGCACCCCAGCTTCGCGGACGGGCTGCGCGTGCAGCGGGTCCTCGACGCCGTGCAGACCAGCGCCGGCTCCGGGTCCGCCTGGACCTCGATCTGACCGCCTCCAGCAAGCCGTCTGACAACGCCGACAGAACGGAACGGAACACCACGATGAGCCGACCCGTCACGCTGTTCACCGGCCAGTGGGCCGACCTGCCCTTCGAGGAGGTCTGCCGCCTGGCGTCGAGCTGGGGGTACGACGGCCTGGAGATCGCCTGCTCCGGCGACCACTTCGAGGTCGACAAGGCGCTCGCCGACGACGACTACGTCCCGGCCAAGCTGGCGGTGCTGGAGAAGCACGGGCTGAAGGTCTGGGCCATCTCCAACCACCTGGTCGGGCAGGCCATCTGCGACGACCCGATCGACGAGCGCCACAAGGCGATCATCCCGGCCTCGGTGTGGGGCGACGGCGACCCCGAGGGCGTGCGCCGGCGCGCCGCCGCGCACATGGCCGACGCCGCCCGCGCCGCCGCGAAGCTGGGCGTGGACACGGTCGTCGGGTTCACCGGGTCGAAGATCTGGAAGTACGTGGCGATGTTCCCGCCGGTGTCGCAGGCGGTCATCGACGACGGCTACCAGGACTTCGCCGACCGCTGGAACCCGATCCTGGACGTCTTCGACGAGGTGGGCGTGCGGTTCGCGCACGAGGTTCACCCGTCCGAGATCGCCTACGACTACTGGACCACCAAGCGCGCCCTGGACGCCCTGGGCAACCGCCCCGCGTTCGGCATCAACTGGGACCCGTCGCACTTCGTGTGGCAGGACCTGGACCCGGTCGGCTTCATCCTGGACTTCGCCGACCGGATCTACCACGTGGACTGCAAGGACACGAAGAAGCGCTTCGACGGCCGCAACGGCCGCCTCGGCT includes:
- a CDS encoding Gfo/Idh/MocA family protein — encoded protein: MTRSGERIGVGLVGHAFMGAVHSQAWRTVGHFFDVPLVPDLAVLCGRDAARTRASADKYGWREVETDWRALVAREDIGIVDVCTPGDSHADIAIAALEAGKHVLCEKPLANSVEEAERMVAAAERAAARGVKAMVAFNYRRVPALALARKLVADGEIGEVRHVRAVYLQDWLSDAESPMTWRLRKETAGSGALGDLGAHIVDAAQFVTGGLVTGVSALTETFVGERPDERGGRDRVTVDDAALFLARFDNGAVGTFEATRYALGRKNAMRIEVNGSKGSLAFDFESMNELSVFTDAGPDSGFRRVLVTEPGHPYLEGWWPPGHLLGYEHTFTHEVADLLSAIGTGVDPHPSFADGLRVQRVLDAVQTSAGSGSAWTSI
- a CDS encoding sugar phosphate isomerase/epimerase family protein — encoded protein: MSRPVTLFTGQWADLPFEEVCRLASSWGYDGLEIACSGDHFEVDKALADDDYVPAKLAVLEKHGLKVWAISNHLVGQAICDDPIDERHKAIIPASVWGDGDPEGVRRRAAAHMADAARAAAKLGVDTVVGFTGSKIWKYVAMFPPVSQAVIDDGYQDFADRWNPILDVFDEVGVRFAHEVHPSEIAYDYWTTKRALDALGNRPAFGINWDPSHFVWQDLDPVGFILDFADRIYHVDCKDTKKRFDGRNGRLGSHLAWADPRRGWDFVSTGHGDVPWEECFRALNAIGYSGPISVEWEDAGMDRLRGAEEAVTYIRKHLFDPPAAAFDAAFSVKE